One stretch of Juglans microcarpa x Juglans regia isolate MS1-56 chromosome 3D, Jm3101_v1.0, whole genome shotgun sequence DNA includes these proteins:
- the LOC121255414 gene encoding uncharacterized protein LOC121255414 → MDPNNNGAEAARWVSIAERLLIARDLHGAKSFAIRARDSDPSIRIEFADQIIAVADTLIAGETRTIRDQHDWYAILQLAPLTHSLDLIATQYRRLALLLHPERNRIAYADYAFKLVCDAWSVLSNPSKKADYDNALSVNSASGSTQPPHHKEQQEPPMRKSPRTKDGKAVVEEDGPSFNNVAESTRQPRPTAEPARQKESTRKTLPTEPESSNFWTACPYCYVLYEYPRVYEDCTLRCQDCKRAFHAVMIPSPPVTDKDTYFCCWAFFPLGLSVNAKDTSGSSKWTPISSMFACPVQASGSNRNVSKRNSGPWVYYDDEEALQEISESSEDSDDEWGSGRRKRKAKKRASASANAKKVQNDRVKKGQPNMGIGENLDSSRADSSKRATAAGGARKRGTTELGKLDLNVEFSNEAEEPVRGISAGNGEEDNIEGIGFFEGLDEFLSSLPILKG, encoded by the coding sequence ATGGACCCTAATAACAACGGGGCAGAGGCGGCGAGGTGGGTGAGCATAGCGGAGAGGCTCCTCATCGCACGTGACTTGCACGGTGCCAAGTCTTTCGCGATCCGAGCTCGTGACTCCGACCCGAGTATCCGGATCGAGTTCGCGGACCAAATAATCGCAGTGGCCGATACCCTCATCGCCGGCGAGACCCGGACTATCAGAGACCAGCACGACTGGTACGCCATCCTCCAACTCGCCCCGCTGACTCACAGCCTCGACCTCATCGCTACCCAGTACCGCCGACTTGCCCTCCTCCTCCACCCGGAAAGGAACCGTATCGCCTACGCTGATTATGCTTTCAAGCTCGTCTGTGATGCGTGGTCCGTCCTGTCCAACCCTTCTAAGAAAGCCGATTACGATAACGCGCTGAGTGTTAACTCCGCCTCCGGATCGACTCAGCCACCCCACCACAAAGAGCAGCAAGAACCACCTATGAGAAAAAGCCCTCGAACCAAGGACGGAAAAGCGGTAGTTGAGGAAGATGGGCCGAGTTTCAACAACGTCGCCGAGTCAACTCGTCAGCCTCGGCCTACTGCTGAGCCGGCTCGACAGAAAGAGTCGACCCGGAAGACTCTTCCGACTGAGCCGGAATCCTCGAATTTCTGGACGGCGTGTCCGTACTGCTACGTTCTATATGAGTACCCTAGGGTTTACGAGGACTGTACTCTTCGGTGCCAGGACTGTAAGAGGGCGTTCCATGCGGTGATGATACCATCACCGCCGGTGACGGACAAAGACACTTATTTCTGCTGCTGGGCGTTCTTCCCGCTGGGACTTTCTGTTAATGCTAAAGACACGAGCGGGTCATCGAAATGGACGCCCATCTCGTCAATGTTCGCTTGTCCTGTTCAAGCAAGTGGATCAAACCGAAACGTTTCGAAACGGAACAGTGGGCCGTGGGTTTATTACGACGACGAGGAAGCGTTACAGGAAATCTCTGAATCGAGTGAGGATTCTGACGATGAGTGGGGGAGTGGTAGGAGGAAGAGAAAGGCGAAGAAAAGAGCCTCCGCGAGCGCAAATGCGAAGAAAGTGCAGAATGACAGAGTAAAGAAGGGGCAGCCCAATATGGGTATTGGTGAAAATCTGGATTCTTCCAGGGCTGATTCGAGTAAGAGAGCGACTGCTGCGGGAGGTGCGAGGAAGAGGGGCACGACGGAGTTGGGGAAATTGGATTTGAATGTGGAGTTTAGTAATGAGGCGGAGGAGCCCGTGCGGGGGATTAGTGCAGGGAATGGGGAGGAGGATAACATTGAAGGGATTGGGTTTTTTGAGGGTCTTGATGAGTTCTTGAGTAGCTTGCCGATTCTTAAAGGCTAA
- the LOC121255491 gene encoding MADS-box protein JOINTLESS-like isoform X1 — MTRKKIQIKRIDNTTARQVTFSKRRKGLFKKALELSTLCDAEMALIVFSATGKLFDYASPSMQEVIQKLDLRSENIDKMDQPSLELQLQRNTCTLLSKQIVEKTRDLRRIKGEELQGLGIEELLELEQMLNVSMGRVLKTKNNRFLEEINALECKRAELMDKNQQLMKQQMENAFNVAKTHNLLEEGQSSELATNICSSAAPLDQDPDISNTSLKLGLPFPDRF; from the exons ATGACGAGAAAGAAAATTCAGATCAAGAGGATCGACAACACTACGGCACGGCAGGTGACTTTCTCTAAGAGGAGGAAGGGACTGTTTAAAAAGGCTCTGGAGCTCTCAACTCTCTGCGATGCTGAAATGGCACTCATTGTCTTTTCGGCTACCGGAAAGCTCTTTGATTACGCCAGCCCAAg TATGCAGGAGGTAATTCAGAAGCTTGATCTGCGTTCAGAGAATATTGACAAAATGGACCAACCATCTCTTGAGCTACAG CTTCAGCGCAATACCTGCACCCTATTGAGCAAGCAAATCGTGGAGAAGACTCGTGACCTGAG GAGGATAAAGGGCGAAGAGCTACAAGGATTGGGTATTGAAGAATTGTTGGAACTAGAGCAAATGCTTAATGTAAGCATGGGCCGTGTTTTAAAAACAAAG AATAACAGATTTCTAGAAGAGATCAATGCCCTTGAGTGCAAG aGAGCAGAACTGATGGACAAGAACCAGCAACTCATGAAACAG CAGATGGAGAATGCGTTTAACGTCGCCAAAACACACAATCTACTTGAAGAAGGTCAGTCATCTGAGTTAGCCACCAATATCTGCAGCTCAGCTGCTCCTCTTGATCAAGACCCTGACATATCCAACACTTCTCTCAAGTTGGG GTTACCTTTCCCCGACCGATTTTGA
- the LOC121254172 gene encoding protein PELPK1-like, with translation MAQDCLPNFISRMLLTGITAIMMLLMSCSTVFAGARHLLETTMLEIAWLLKLELPPLPDVPSLSKPKLPTLSKTELSPLSKIASLPRPELSIVPKLVVPTIPHLPDLPKPALPTVPTLNKDILIPPHSTNKP, from the coding sequence ATGGCTCAAGACTGCCTTCCTAACTTTATCTCTCGCATGTTGCTAACTGGCATAACCGCTATCATGATGTTGTTGATGAGCTGCAGCACAGTCTTTGCAGGGGCTCGACACCTTTTGGAGACAACGATGCTAGAGATAGCATGGCTTCTTAAGCTTGAGTTGCCACCGCTTCCCGATGTACCGAGTTTATCGAAGCCTAAGCTACCAACATTGTCCAAGACTGAACTTTCACCGTTATCAAAAATCGCGAGTTTGCCTAGGCCTGAACTGTCGATTGTGCCGAAGCTAGTAGTGCCTACAATACCTCATCTCCCAGACCTGCCGAAGCCAGCACTCCCAACCGTCCCAACACTTAACAAGGACATTCTCATCCCTCCTCACTCAACCAACAAGCCCTGA
- the LOC121255418 gene encoding guanosine nucleotide diphosphate dissociation inhibitor At5g09550 — MDEEYDVIVLGTGLKECILSGLLSVDGLKVLHMDRNDYYGGASSSLNLTQLWKRFRGNDKPPENLGSSREYNVDMIPKFMMANGTLVRVLIHTDVTKYLHFKAVDGSFVYNKGKIDKVPATDVEALKSQLMGLFEKRRARKFFIFVQDYEENDPKSHEGLDLEKVTARELITKYGLEDDTIDIIGHALALHINDNYLDQPAKDFVKRMKLYAESLARFQGGSPYIYPLYGLGELPQAFARLSAVYGGTYMLNKPECKVEFDDNGKAFGVTSEGETAKCKKVVCDPSYLPDKVQKVGKVARAVCIMSHPIPDTKDSHSVQVILPQKQLGRKSDMYLFCCSYAHNVAPKGKYIAFVLTEAETDKPEEELKPAVDLLGPVDEIFYETCDRFVPTNKHEEDNCFISTSYDATTHFESTVEDVIQMYSKITGKVLDLSVDLSAASAAAE, encoded by the exons ATGGATGAAGAGTACGACGTGATCGTTCTCGGGACTGGCCTCAAGGAGTGCATTCTTAGTGGCCTTCTCTCCGTTGATGGACTCAAA GTATTGCATATGGACAGAAACGACTATTATGGAGGAGCCTCAAGCTCTCTTAATCTTACACAG CTCTGGAAGCGTTTCAGAGGAAATGACAAGCCTCCAGAAAATTTGGGCTCAAGCAGAGAGTACAACGTTGACATGATACCCAAG TTCATGATGGCCAATGGTACATTGGTCCGTGTTCTCATCCACACGGATGTTACCAAGTATCTACACTTCAAGGCTGTAGATGGTAGTTTTGTGTACAACAAAGGAAAG ATTGACAAAGTTCCAGCAACTGATGTCGAAGCGCTGAAATCACAACTGATGGGACTGTTTGAGAAGCGTCGTGCTCGgaaattcttcatttttgtcCAAGACTATGAAGAGAATGACCCAAAATCTCATGAGGGGCTGGATTTGGAAAAAGTTACGGCAAGGGAGCTTATCAC AAAATACGGGTTAGAAGATGATACAATTGACATTATTGGTCATGCCCTGGCACTTCATATAAATGATAATTACTTGGATCAGCCAGCCAAAGATTTTGTGAAGAGAATGAAG CTTTATGCAGAGTCTTTGGCACGTTTTCAAGGAGGATCTCCCTATATCTATCCATTGTATGGACTGGGTGAATTGCCTCAG GCATTTGCACGTTTAAGTGCGGTTTATGGTGGAACTTACATGCTTAACAAGCCAGAATGTAAG GTGGAGTTTGACGATAATGGGAAAGCCTTTGGTGTGACTTCTGAAGGAGAAACTGCTAAATGCAAGAAAGTCGTTTGTGATCCATCATATTTACCTGATAAG GTTCAAAAGGTGGGAAAGGTTGCTCGTGCTGTATGTATAATGAGCCACCCTATTCCGGACACCAAAGATTCTCACTCAGTTCAGGTTATCCTGCCACAGAAGCAACTCGGCCGCAAATCAGACAT GTACCTCTTCTGTTGCTCCTATGCTCACAATGTAGCTCCAAAAGGAAAGTACATTGCTTTTGTTTTAACAGAGGCAGAAACTGACAAACCTGAGGAGGAATTGAAGCCTGCTGTCGATCTACTTGGACCTGTGGATGAAATTTTCTATGAGACTTGTGACAGATTTGTACCTACCAACAAACATGAGGAGGATAACTGTTTCATATCTACA AGCTATGATGCAACGACTCACTTCGAGTCCACAGTTGAAGATGTGATTCAAATGTACAGTAAGATTACTGGAAAG GTTCTTGATCTCTCTGTGGACCTAAGTGCTGCAAGTGCTGCTGCTGAGTGA
- the LOC121255491 gene encoding MADS-box protein JOINTLESS-like isoform X2 codes for MTRKKIQIKRIDNTTARQVTFSKRRKGLFKKALELSTLCDAEMALIVFSATGKLFDYASPSMQEVIQKLDLRSENIDKMDQPSLELQLQRNTCTLLSKQIVEKTRDLRRIKGEELQGLGIEELLELEQMLNVSMGRVLKTKNNRFLEEINALECKRAELMDKNQQLMKQMENAFNVAKTHNLLEEGQSSELATNICSSAAPLDQDPDISNTSLKLGLPFPDRF; via the exons ATGACGAGAAAGAAAATTCAGATCAAGAGGATCGACAACACTACGGCACGGCAGGTGACTTTCTCTAAGAGGAGGAAGGGACTGTTTAAAAAGGCTCTGGAGCTCTCAACTCTCTGCGATGCTGAAATGGCACTCATTGTCTTTTCGGCTACCGGAAAGCTCTTTGATTACGCCAGCCCAAg TATGCAGGAGGTAATTCAGAAGCTTGATCTGCGTTCAGAGAATATTGACAAAATGGACCAACCATCTCTTGAGCTACAG CTTCAGCGCAATACCTGCACCCTATTGAGCAAGCAAATCGTGGAGAAGACTCGTGACCTGAG GAGGATAAAGGGCGAAGAGCTACAAGGATTGGGTATTGAAGAATTGTTGGAACTAGAGCAAATGCTTAATGTAAGCATGGGCCGTGTTTTAAAAACAAAG AATAACAGATTTCTAGAAGAGATCAATGCCCTTGAGTGCAAG aGAGCAGAACTGATGGACAAGAACCAGCAACTCATGAAACAG ATGGAGAATGCGTTTAACGTCGCCAAAACACACAATCTACTTGAAGAAGGTCAGTCATCTGAGTTAGCCACCAATATCTGCAGCTCAGCTGCTCCTCTTGATCAAGACCCTGACATATCCAACACTTCTCTCAAGTTGGG GTTACCTTTCCCCGACCGATTTTGA